The proteins below are encoded in one region of Pontibacter deserti:
- a CDS encoding DUF2461 domain-containing protein, with amino-acid sequence MPTGKATNYKTTMSATIDKSTLQFLRDLARNNTREWFAENKPRYEKARKNYLDFLDEMLKEMARFEPVANAQTGKDLVFRIYRDVRFSNDKRPYKDHFGAYVADGGRKSILPGYYLHLAGNNNSFLAGGLWMPPADYLKAVRQEIDYNLHEFKAIVEATAFKKKFGDLQGEQLKTTPKGYEKENPAIEYLRFKSWNAVMPLTDKQVLSNDFMAVVMDGFKSLKPFNDFLTAPLKEIGED; translated from the coding sequence ATGCCTACTGGCAAGGCAACTAACTATAAAACAACCATGTCAGCAACTATAGATAAAAGCACACTTCAGTTTTTAAGAGATCTGGCCCGCAACAACACCCGCGAATGGTTCGCTGAGAACAAGCCACGTTACGAAAAAGCACGCAAGAACTACCTGGATTTTCTGGATGAGATGCTGAAAGAAATGGCCCGCTTTGAGCCAGTGGCCAATGCACAAACAGGTAAAGATCTGGTTTTTAGAATTTACCGGGATGTGCGTTTCTCCAATGATAAACGACCCTACAAAGATCATTTTGGTGCCTATGTAGCTGATGGTGGCCGTAAATCTATACTTCCGGGGTACTACCTGCACCTGGCTGGTAATAACAATTCTTTTCTGGCCGGCGGACTCTGGATGCCACCCGCAGATTACCTAAAAGCTGTGCGGCAGGAGATTGATTATAACCTGCATGAGTTCAAGGCTATAGTTGAAGCTACGGCTTTTAAAAAGAAGTTTGGAGACCTGCAGGGCGAGCAGCTAAAAACTACACCTAAAGGTTACGAAAAAGAAAACCCTGCTATAGAATACCTGCGCTTTAAAAGCTGGAATGCTGTTATGCCCCTAACAGATAAACAGGTGCTGAGTAATGATTTCATGGCTGTAGTGATGGATGGATTCAAGAGCCTGAAACCTTTCAACGATTTTCTGACAGCGCCTTTAAAAGAGATCGGGGAAGATTAA
- a CDS encoding glycosyltransferase 87 family protein has protein sequence MIKRRRTIAAYVVLGASSIVYAALGYATPRVNFTQLVLLFAACFAAYVYVVNQRLPVWHGIAAAIFFRLILLAATPLLSDDYFRFIWDGRLMAAGINPYLHLPEYFVQEGAVAVAGINEALYLKLNSPEYYSVYPPVAQAIFWLSAKLSPESICGSIVTIRVMIIAAEILSILLLLRLLRKMGLPDGYVLLYALNPLVILELTGNLHLEALMIFFVLLGLYQLFYQRVVWAGCAFGLAIGVKLLPLLFLPFMWRKLGFKRFVYFLTAVGLTLLVVSFPLINLEVIEHMAKSVNLYFQRFEFNASVYYLMRWAGIQLTGYNQIAVIGPFLSLVTFAIVVTMAAVKKLGSVKRLMGYMAAALAVYLLLATTVHPWYITTLVALTAASLFRFAIAWSGLAILSYAAYRTSSFNEDTALITLEYTLVLLWLLVELYLYRQRRKHANLT, from the coding sequence ATGATCAAACGACGCCGGACGATTGCTGCTTATGTTGTACTTGGAGCTTCATCCATAGTATATGCTGCGTTGGGCTACGCTACGCCCCGGGTAAATTTCACACAGCTGGTGCTGCTGTTTGCGGCCTGCTTTGCAGCGTATGTATATGTTGTGAATCAGCGGTTACCGGTGTGGCATGGCATTGCAGCTGCTATTTTTTTTAGGTTGATTTTGCTCGCAGCCACTCCCCTGCTTTCAGATGATTATTTCCGGTTTATCTGGGATGGCAGGCTAATGGCAGCAGGTATAAACCCATACTTACATTTACCAGAATACTTTGTGCAGGAAGGCGCTGTAGCAGTGGCAGGTATAAACGAGGCTCTTTACCTGAAGCTCAACTCCCCGGAATACTATAGTGTTTACCCGCCGGTAGCGCAGGCTATCTTTTGGCTATCAGCAAAGCTTTCACCTGAAAGTATATGCGGAAGTATAGTAACTATACGGGTAATGATTATAGCAGCAGAAATACTAAGTATACTACTCTTGCTGCGGCTATTACGCAAAATGGGCTTACCTGACGGATATGTACTGCTCTACGCCTTGAACCCGCTGGTTATACTTGAACTGACTGGCAACCTGCACCTGGAAGCATTGATGATCTTTTTTGTGCTGCTTGGCCTGTACCAGCTTTTTTACCAGCGGGTAGTTTGGGCAGGTTGTGCTTTTGGCCTTGCCATAGGAGTTAAATTATTACCGCTGCTATTCTTACCGTTTATGTGGCGCAAATTAGGCTTTAAGCGGTTTGTATATTTCTTAACAGCTGTAGGGCTTACACTTTTAGTGGTTAGTTTCCCGCTGATAAACCTGGAAGTAATAGAACATATGGCAAAAAGCGTGAATCTATACTTTCAGCGGTTCGAGTTTAATGCCAGTGTGTATTATTTAATGCGATGGGCCGGAATTCAACTTACAGGCTATAACCAGATCGCGGTGATCGGGCCATTTCTTTCGCTGGTAACATTTGCTATAGTAGTGACCATGGCAGCAGTTAAAAAGTTAGGCTCTGTAAAGAGATTGATGGGTTATATGGCCGCTGCACTAGCTGTTTATTTACTTTTGGCAACTACAGTACATCCGTGGTACATTACAACACTGGTAGCACTTACTGCAGCCAGCTTGTTCCGGTTTGCTATTGCTTGGTCTGGGTTGGCCATATTAAGCTATGCAGCTTACCGCACCAGTTCTTTCAACGAAGATACCGCACTTATAACGCTGGAATACACCCTGGTGCTGCTGTGGCTGCTGGTAGAACTATACCTGTACCGCCAGCGCCGCAAACATGCAAACCTGACGTAA
- a CDS encoding cellulose synthase family protein — translation MMTLVATIVVVVYSLCLAFIFCYSLVQLHLTWLYLTRTPTQVPTVIPKDWPTVTVQLPVYNERYVVSRLIDAVAAFDYPKDKLQIQLLDDSTDETTTLIAEKIKLLQSHGLTLAHVRRGDRTGFKAGALQHGLASATGEFIAIFDADFVPSPDFLKKTIVAFTKPQIGVVQTRWGHLNRDYSLLTRLQAFGLDAHFTVEQQGRNNGHYFINFNGTAGVWRKTCIVDAGGWQADTLTEDLDLSYRAQLKGWEFVYQEQTESPAELPAEINGLKSQQYRWTKGAAETARKHLTDVLISPKPLHAKLHALFHLLNSSVFVCVLLTAILSIPVLFIKESNPQFDWVFNLGAIFIISFLALVTFYWVSASRRGVSKAAIRFIPEFLMFLIMSMGMSLHNSVAVLEGYMGRKTPFIRTPKYNIVKAQDSWQKKLYTLPTIRIVTWLEGLLALYFVWGIWLDLQLKDYGLLPFHSMLAMGFGLVFFYTLAHYKKA, via the coding sequence ATGATGACGCTGGTAGCAACTATAGTGGTAGTGGTATATAGTCTTTGTCTGGCCTTCATATTCTGCTATAGTCTGGTACAGCTGCACCTTACCTGGTTATACCTTACCCGCACGCCAACACAAGTTCCGACTGTAATTCCGAAAGATTGGCCGACTGTAACAGTGCAGCTACCAGTTTATAACGAGCGCTATGTAGTATCCCGGTTAATAGATGCTGTTGCCGCTTTCGATTATCCTAAAGATAAACTACAAATACAGCTACTGGACGACTCCACTGATGAAACCACAACTTTAATTGCTGAAAAGATAAAGCTGCTGCAAAGCCATGGCCTGACACTCGCGCATGTAAGACGAGGCGACCGTACAGGCTTTAAAGCTGGTGCCTTACAACATGGCTTGGCAAGTGCTACAGGGGAGTTCATCGCTATTTTTGATGCTGATTTTGTGCCTTCCCCTGATTTTCTAAAAAAAACTATAGTTGCTTTTACCAAACCTCAGATTGGTGTTGTGCAAACCCGCTGGGGACATCTGAACAGAGATTATTCGTTACTTACCAGGCTGCAGGCGTTTGGTTTGGATGCACACTTTACTGTGGAGCAACAGGGTCGCAACAATGGCCATTACTTTATAAATTTTAACGGTACAGCCGGTGTATGGCGTAAAACCTGTATAGTTGACGCCGGTGGCTGGCAAGCCGATACTCTTACAGAAGACCTGGACCTGAGTTACCGCGCACAGTTAAAGGGCTGGGAGTTTGTGTACCAGGAACAAACCGAGTCTCCGGCAGAGCTGCCTGCTGAAATAAACGGACTGAAATCGCAGCAATACCGCTGGACAAAGGGCGCTGCAGAAACAGCCCGTAAACACCTGACTGATGTTTTAATATCTCCAAAGCCGTTACATGCAAAGTTGCATGCCTTATTCCATCTGCTTAACAGCAGTGTGTTTGTATGTGTACTACTCACGGCTATACTTTCTATACCTGTTCTTTTTATAAAAGAAAGTAATCCTCAGTTTGATTGGGTATTTAATTTAGGAGCTATTTTTATAATAAGCTTTCTGGCCTTGGTTACTTTTTACTGGGTATCTGCAAGCAGGCGTGGAGTTAGTAAGGCAGCTATCCGTTTTATCCCAGAATTTTTAATGTTTCTTATCATGTCGATGGGGATGTCGTTGCATAACAGTGTGGCTGTTTTGGAAGGGTATATGGGGCGTAAAACACCTTTTATCCGGACTCCGAAATACAATATTGTAAAAGCGCAGGACAGCTGGCAGAAAAAACTTTATACCTTACCAACTATACGTATCGTTACATGGCTCGAAGGGTTACTGGCTTTATACTTTGTATGGGGCATTTGGCTCGATCTGCAACTAAAAGATTATGGGTTACTGCCATTCCATAGTATGCTGGCAATGGGCTTTGGGTTAGTGTTTTTTTATACATTGGCACATTACAAGAAGGCATGA
- a CDS encoding glycosyltransferase family 2 protein, whose translation MARVNVIIPAYNEELSIGKVVAAIPALVEDVIVVNNNSTDRTAETASLAGATVLLEPKPGYGHACLKGIAYVAAKPVDTRPDIIVFLDGDFSDYPHEMPLLLEPILSGAVEMVIGSRVLGKREAGSLLPQQLFGNWLATKLLHLLYGVKYTDLGPFRAIKLDTLLALNMQDRTYGWTVEMQAKAAKRNIRSVEVPVSYRKRIGVSKVSGTIKGSVLAGYKIIFTIFRYI comes from the coding sequence ATGGCACGCGTAAACGTCATTATCCCGGCATATAACGAAGAGCTTTCAATTGGTAAAGTAGTAGCTGCCATACCAGCTTTGGTAGAGGATGTAATTGTAGTGAATAACAACTCAACTGATCGCACCGCCGAAACTGCCAGCTTAGCCGGAGCCACCGTTTTACTCGAGCCTAAACCTGGTTACGGACATGCCTGCCTGAAAGGGATTGCCTATGTCGCAGCAAAACCAGTAGATACCCGCCCTGATATTATCGTTTTCCTAGATGGCGATTTCTCTGATTACCCGCACGAGATGCCTCTACTTTTGGAGCCTATACTTTCAGGTGCAGTAGAAATGGTAATCGGATCGCGGGTGTTGGGTAAAAGAGAAGCTGGTTCGTTGTTGCCACAGCAACTGTTCGGAAACTGGCTGGCTACTAAACTGCTACACTTACTCTATGGTGTAAAGTATACCGACTTAGGGCCGTTCCGGGCTATAAAACTGGACACGCTGCTGGCTTTAAATATGCAGGACCGTACCTATGGCTGGACCGTAGAGATGCAGGCAAAAGCAGCTAAAAGGAATATTAGATCAGTAGAGGTACCGGTCTCCTATCGTAAGCGCATTGGTGTATCTAAAGTATCGGGAACTATAAAAGGCTCCGTGCTGGCCGGCTATAAAATTATTTTCACGATATTTAGGTACATATAA
- a CDS encoding peroxiredoxin — MSQKVNVGDKAPDFELIKPDGSVFRLKDQLKDKHVVLYFYPKDNTPGCTKQACEFRDQYEVFKEYDAEVVGISSDSADSHDKFERNFHLPFILLSDQGNHVRNMFGVPRKFGIIPGRVTYVIDKNGVVRYIFNSMTKPLEHVKNALDVLKSMNKK, encoded by the coding sequence ATGAGTCAGAAAGTAAATGTGGGGGATAAAGCCCCGGATTTTGAATTGATTAAGCCAGACGGAAGTGTATTCAGGTTAAAAGACCAGTTGAAAGATAAACATGTGGTGCTATACTTTTACCCGAAAGACAATACACCCGGCTGCACCAAACAAGCCTGCGAATTCCGTGACCAGTATGAAGTTTTTAAAGAGTATGATGCTGAAGTAGTAGGCATAAGCAGCGACAGCGCAGACTCGCATGATAAATTCGAGCGAAATTTTCATCTTCCTTTTATACTTCTCAGCGATCAGGGGAATCATGTGCGCAACATGTTTGGCGTACCTCGCAAATTCGGTATTATACCTGGCCGCGTTACTTATGTAATTGATAAAAACGGGGTAGTACGCTACATCTTCAACTCCATGACAAAACCTTTGGAACATGTGAAGAATGCACTTGATGTACTGAAAAGTATGAATAAGAAATAA
- a CDS encoding neutral/alkaline non-lysosomal ceramidase N-terminal domain-containing protein: protein MKKRSIYRILRKALYFLLPLLLLLACAIRRNDATPFAETVYYKETVNSLQQHRPIISEADTLQVGWAKISITPPPPFPLAGYGKRLGKAYTEVHDSAYVRTFAFNNGKQEAYLVALDLLITPMTLTKALEAASIKAGLKPEQLYLSATHTHTSFGGWGENLMGWVMAGKYSQEQVNSTADQIIQSIKLAKANAQTAKVGYGKAIAGHLVGNRLNGEEAVRDTTVRFIKFEQADGDVAVLATFSAHATVLPSKQQILSRDYPGALVTALEKQVDFAAFSAGAVASHRPVYQHGDTFISVDSMGNQLARVILPELPKVSMDYSYKLGYNRLPLLLPDPEWRIGDNYHLAPWLFYNLFGKYPSFVTSLQIGDIILAGAPADYSGEFLPQLEQQASQQNQKLIVTGFNGGYMGYLLPSRHYNLDAYEARGMNFYGRWGGDYLTAIFKKVIQAHQNNK from the coding sequence TTGAAGAAGAGATCCATCTATCGTATTCTGCGTAAAGCGCTTTATTTTCTGCTGCCATTGCTGTTGCTGCTGGCCTGTGCTATTCGTCGTAACGATGCCACACCTTTTGCCGAAACCGTTTATTATAAGGAAACAGTTAATTCACTGCAGCAGCATAGGCCTATTATTTCAGAAGCAGATACCTTGCAGGTTGGCTGGGCAAAGATAAGTATAACTCCACCTCCGCCTTTTCCGCTAGCTGGTTATGGCAAACGACTTGGTAAAGCATACACCGAAGTACACGATTCTGCTTATGTCAGGACTTTTGCTTTTAACAACGGTAAACAGGAAGCTTATTTAGTAGCTCTGGACCTGCTTATTACACCCATGACGCTGACGAAAGCTCTGGAAGCGGCAAGTATAAAAGCGGGTTTAAAACCAGAACAGCTATACTTATCAGCCACACACACACATACCAGTTTTGGCGGTTGGGGTGAGAACCTGATGGGTTGGGTAATGGCCGGCAAGTATAGCCAGGAACAGGTCAATAGCACAGCAGATCAAATCATCCAAAGTATAAAACTAGCCAAAGCCAATGCTCAAACTGCTAAAGTAGGTTACGGAAAAGCTATTGCCGGGCACCTGGTAGGAAACCGATTGAATGGCGAAGAAGCAGTACGTGATACTACCGTGCGGTTTATAAAGTTTGAACAGGCAGATGGAGATGTGGCTGTATTGGCTACCTTTTCTGCCCATGCTACTGTGTTACCATCCAAACAACAGATTCTATCCCGCGATTACCCTGGTGCATTAGTTACAGCCCTGGAAAAGCAAGTTGATTTTGCAGCCTTTTCAGCTGGAGCGGTTGCGAGCCATAGGCCTGTTTACCAGCATGGGGATACTTTTATAAGTGTAGATTCTATGGGCAATCAATTGGCTAGGGTTATACTTCCTGAATTACCGAAGGTAAGCATGGACTACTCCTATAAACTTGGCTATAACAGGCTGCCCTTACTATTACCTGACCCGGAATGGCGGATAGGCGATAATTACCATCTGGCTCCATGGTTGTTCTATAACTTGTTTGGCAAATACCCATCCTTTGTAACCTCGTTGCAAATAGGTGATATTATACTTGCCGGAGCACCTGCCGATTATTCAGGAGAATTTTTACCACAACTGGAGCAACAGGCATCACAGCAAAATCAGAAACTGATAGTTACCGGGTTTAATGGTGGCTACATGGGTTACCTGCTACCATCAAGGCACTATAACCTTGATGCCTACGAAGCGCGGGGTATGAACTTTTATGGACGCTGGGGCGGAGATTATCTCACGGCTATATTTAAGAAAGTAATACAGGCCCACCAGAACAACAAATAA
- a CDS encoding Tex family protein, translating into MDFNINHLLKIASELNITIKQIEATATLLDEGATVPFISRYRKEATGSLDEVQVAAIRDRLEQLRELDKRRESILKSIRDQEKLTPELEEQIMAAETMAVLEDIYLPYKPKRRTKATIAREKGLEPLAQRLFEQENFDVEAEAASFISEEKEVKDTAEALAGARDIMAEWMNENADARATMRQLFEKKGVFKSRVMLGKEEEGQKFKDYFEWEEPIEKAPSHRVLAMRRGETENILMLSAQPDDEEALAKLEAIFVQGNNAASEQVKLAAKDCYKRLLKMSMETEVRLSSKKRADEEAIRVFADNLRQLLLSSPLGQKTVLALDPGFRTGVKSVVLDKQGKLLHNETIYPHTGQHKEQEAAQAVRYMVTRFEVEAIAIGNGTASRETEAFVKSLKLPASVMVVMVNESGASIYSASDVAREEFPDQDVTVRGAVSIGRRLMDPLAELVKIDPKSIGVGQYQHDVDQSALKHSLDDVVMSCVNAVGVEVNTASKQLLTYVSGLGPALAQNIVEYRNENGPFRTRTELKKVPRLGDKAFEQAAGFLRIRDAKNPLDASAVHPESYPIVEQMAKDLGVTVQDLMQKDELRKQINLKNYVTETVGLPTLQDIISELAKPGRDPRQTFEAFSFTEGVNEIKDLREGMKLPGIVTNVAAFGAFVDIGVHQDGLVHVSHLSDRFVSNPHDVVKVGQKVEVTVLEVDTNRKRISLSMKGDPAAPKPAASRDRNNSKGGNKKEEEPMDDFQAKLAKLKGMFK; encoded by the coding sequence ATGGATTTCAACATCAACCATTTGCTCAAAATTGCTTCGGAGCTTAACATCACCATCAAACAGATCGAAGCAACAGCTACGTTACTGGATGAAGGTGCAACTGTGCCTTTTATATCACGATACCGAAAAGAGGCAACCGGCTCACTTGACGAAGTACAGGTTGCCGCTATCCGTGACCGCCTGGAGCAGCTTCGAGAGTTGGATAAGCGCCGCGAAAGTATACTTAAATCTATCCGGGATCAGGAAAAGCTTACACCGGAACTGGAAGAGCAGATCATGGCTGCTGAAACCATGGCTGTGCTGGAAGATATCTACCTGCCTTACAAGCCAAAGCGCCGCACCAAAGCAACTATAGCACGTGAAAAAGGGCTTGAGCCACTGGCACAGCGCCTGTTTGAGCAGGAAAACTTTGATGTAGAAGCAGAGGCTGCCAGCTTTATTTCGGAAGAGAAAGAAGTGAAAGATACTGCCGAAGCACTTGCCGGAGCCCGCGATATTATGGCTGAATGGATGAACGAGAATGCCGATGCCCGTGCTACCATGCGCCAGCTCTTCGAGAAGAAAGGTGTGTTTAAGAGCCGGGTAATGCTGGGCAAGGAAGAAGAAGGGCAGAAGTTCAAGGATTACTTTGAGTGGGAAGAACCAATTGAGAAAGCGCCATCGCATCGTGTGCTGGCCATGCGCCGCGGCGAAACTGAGAATATACTGATGCTGAGCGCACAACCTGACGATGAAGAAGCGCTTGCCAAACTTGAAGCTATATTTGTGCAGGGCAACAACGCAGCATCGGAGCAGGTTAAACTAGCGGCCAAAGACTGTTATAAGCGCCTGCTGAAAATGAGCATGGAAACGGAAGTACGACTAAGTTCTAAAAAACGTGCCGACGAAGAAGCTATTCGGGTATTTGCTGATAACCTGCGTCAGTTGTTGCTTTCCTCGCCACTAGGTCAGAAAACAGTGTTGGCTCTGGACCCTGGTTTCAGAACAGGTGTGAAATCAGTTGTACTGGATAAGCAGGGCAAACTGCTACATAACGAGACTATTTATCCGCATACAGGGCAGCATAAAGAGCAGGAAGCTGCGCAGGCTGTTCGTTACATGGTAACACGTTTTGAGGTAGAAGCCATTGCTATTGGTAACGGTACTGCCAGCCGTGAAACAGAAGCGTTTGTGAAAAGCCTGAAACTACCTGCATCTGTAATGGTGGTGATGGTGAATGAAAGTGGCGCTTCTATTTACTCTGCATCCGATGTTGCCCGCGAAGAATTCCCGGATCAGGATGTAACTGTACGTGGTGCTGTTTCTATTGGTCGCAGATTAATGGATCCTCTGGCTGAACTGGTAAAAATAGATCCGAAAAGTATAGGTGTTGGGCAGTACCAGCACGATGTAGATCAATCAGCTTTAAAACACTCTTTAGATGATGTGGTGATGAGCTGTGTGAATGCTGTAGGTGTGGAAGTAAACACTGCCAGTAAACAGCTTTTAACCTATGTATCTGGTTTAGGTCCAGCATTGGCTCAGAATATTGTAGAGTACCGTAACGAAAATGGCCCGTTCCGTACCCGTACTGAATTAAAGAAAGTGCCGCGCTTAGGAGACAAAGCCTTTGAACAGGCAGCTGGTTTCTTAAGAATCAGGGATGCGAAAAACCCCTTGGATGCTTCGGCAGTACACCCGGAAAGTTACCCGATTGTAGAGCAGATGGCAAAAGACCTGGGCGTAACTGTGCAGGACCTGATGCAGAAGGATGAGCTACGGAAGCAGATAAATCTGAAGAACTATGTTACTGAAACGGTAGGTCTGCCAACCCTGCAGGATATCATCAGTGAACTTGCCAAGCCAGGCCGTGACCCGCGCCAGACTTTTGAAGCTTTTAGCTTTACAGAAGGAGTTAATGAGATAAAAGACCTACGCGAAGGCATGAAGCTGCCGGGTATAGTAACAAATGTGGCAGCCTTTGGTGCTTTCGTGGATATCGGGGTACACCAGGATGGTTTAGTACACGTGAGCCATTTATCCGACCGCTTTGTGAGCAACCCGCATGATGTAGTGAAAGTGGGGCAGAAGGTGGAAGTTACCGTGCTGGAAGTAGATACTAACCGCAAGCGCATCTCACTAAGCATGAAAGGCGACCCTGCTGCTCCGAAGCCTGCTGCTAGCAGAGACCGAAACAACAGCAAAGGCGGTAACAAAAAAGAAGAAGAGCCGATGGATGATTTCCAGGCGAAACTGGCCAAACTGAAAGGGATGTTCAAGTAA